The Henckelia pumila isolate YLH828 chromosome 2, ASM3356847v2, whole genome shotgun sequence genome includes a window with the following:
- the LOC140883573 gene encoding deoxyhypusine hydroxylase-B isoform X2: MEACPDSDRSFRVSAETERFLCERLLNQNQPIPERFRALFSLRNLRGSAPRNALIQATRDASNLLAHEAAFALGQMQDIHSIPALEDVLNDLSLHPIVRHEAAEALGAIGSESAILLLKNSLTLDPAQEVRETCELALSRIDEMKNSMAVESSPFLSVDPAAPASCSSVKELREILLNENKSMYGRYAALFALRNLGDNDAISAIIESLGAKSALLRHEVAYVLGQLQNKKASDALSQVLRDVHEHPMVRHEAAEALGSIAEKNFLIEISKIKFVRVLLCIDVKAM, from the exons ATGGAGGCCTGTCCCGATTCCGATCGTTCATTCCGAGTTTCTGCCGAAACCGAGAGGTTTTTGTGCGAGCGATTATTGAACCAGAACCAGCCGATACCCGAGAGATTCAGGGCTCTATTTTCTCTCCGAAACCTCCGTGGTTCTGCCCCTCGCAATGCCCTAATACAAG CAACTAGGGATGCTTCAAATCTGCTTGCCCATGAGGCTGCATTTGCTTTGGGTCAGATGCAAGATATTCATTCCATTCCTGCTTTGGAAGATGTTCTAAACGATCTTTCATTGCATCCCATTGTTCGCCATGAG GCTGCGGAAGCTCTTGGTGCCATCGGTTCTGAGAGTGCTATTCTCCTTTTGAAGAATAGTTTGACTTTAGATCCTGCTCAGGAAGTTCGAGAAACATGTGAACTAGCACTGAGTCGAATAGATGAGATGAAGAATTCCATGGCTGTAGAATCATCTCCTTTCTTGTCGGTTGATCCGGCTGCCCCTGCCTCATGTTCTTCTGTAAAAGAACTTAG AGAAATTCTATTGAATGAAAATAAGAGCATGTATGGGCGTTATGCTGCTCTTTTTGCCCTCCGGAATCTTGGTGACAATGATGCTATATCTGCCATTATAGAATCCCTTGGTGCAAAAAGTGCTCTTCTACGACATGAG GTTGCCTACGTATTAGGGCAACTGCAAAACAAGAAAGCTTCAGATGCACTGTCCCAAGTCCTCAGAGATGTACATGAACATCCAATGGTCAGACATGAAGCAGCTGAAGCACTTGGTTCTATTGCAG AGAAGAACTTCCTGATCGAGATAAGCAAAATAAAATTTGTTCGAGTATTGCTTTGCATAGATGTCAAGGCTATGTGA
- the LOC140879877 gene encoding poly [ADP-ribose] polymerase 1, with translation MANPPKPWKVEYAKSSRSSCKTCKNHIEKENLRLGKMVQASQFDGFMPMWNHAHCIMKKKKQIKSVDDVEGLELLRWEDQQTIRKYVDGVGQTDSVAASPVVQCGIEVSPTSRATCRCCNQKITKGEARISTKPEGESARALAWHHAKCYMEMSPTSQVEKFSGWDSLSATDRATVTSLVTNNASAFEGTNVDLKEEKKLLQDSTSKSGIKRKRAFESDQKLKNSKDGGNSSSIKSPSENNLKYVEGEPSKESTLESQLEAQTKAQWALKDDLKKHVTSSVLREMLEANEQDSRGSELDLRERCADGMLFGALSKCPLCSGWLRYSLGMYRCCGFISEWSKCSYSTTKPERVKGKWKIPEETSNDFLLKWFKSQKAKKPERFILQSSPGGSSGSQAVIWLSPSSKVEKIEDLKVAIAGIPHESMEEWKSKITEAGGQVHAKIRKETNCLVVSGVLDEIGAEIRKARRMKLPVLREDYLIDCIKRQKKLPFDSYKVESVEKTHGMTTVKVKGQSAVHADSGLQDSGHILEVGKSIYNTTLNISDLSTGVNSYYILQIIQDDNCSDCHVFRKWGRVGNEKIGGNKLEQMPKSDAIQEFKRLFLEKTGNPWEAWEQKKNFRKQPGRFYPLDIDYGVKDSPRKQLDFANSQLAPQLVELMKILFNVETYRAAMMEFEINLSEMPLGKLSRSNIQRGFEALTQIQNLLNDTTYAPSVRENLIVDASNRFFTVIPSIHPHVISDEDDFKMKVKMLEALQDIEIASRVVGFDTDSNDSVDEKYRKLRCNISPLPQDSEDYRLIEKYLHTTHAPTHTEWSLKLEEVFSLEREGELDKYAPYREKLKNKMLLWHGSRLTNFVGILREGLRIAPPEAPATGYMFGKGIYFADLVSKSAQYCYTDRKNPVGFMLLSEVALGDVYELTKSQYMDKPPKGKHSTKGLGKNVPLQSEYLEWRNNVVVPCGKPTASNVRASELMYNEYIVYNTAQVKLQFLVKVRFHHKR, from the exons ATGGCGAACCCTCCAAAGCCGTGGAAAGTGGAGTATGCAAAGTCATCAAGATCGTCGTGCAAGACTTGCAAGAATCACATTGAAAAGGAGAATCTCAGGCTCGGAAAGATGGTTCAAGCTTCCCAATTCGATGGTTTCATGCCT ATGTGGAACCATGCTCATTGCattatgaagaaaaaaaaacagataAAATC GGTTGATGACGTTGAAGGCTTAGAATTGCTTCGATGGGAAGATCAACAGACAATTAGGAAATACGTAGATGGTGTCGGTCAGACGGATTCCGTTGCTGCTTCTCCTGTTGTCCAATGTGGCATAGAAGTTTCACCAACATCCCGTGCTACTTGTCGATGTTGCAATCAAAAGATTACCAAGGGAGAG GCTCGTATATCAACTAAACCCGAAGGTGAAAGTGCTAGAGCCTTGGCATGGCACCATGCAAAGTGTTACATGGAAATGTCACCGACTTCCCAGGTAGAAAAATTTTCTGGATGGGATAGTCTTTCAGCCACTGATCGTGCGACGGTTACTTCTCTTGTTACAAATAATGCCTCTGCTTTCGAAG GCACAAACGTAGACCTTAAAGAGGAGAAAAAGCTGTTGCAGGATTCAACATCCAAAAGTGGTATCAAGAGGAAAAGAGCATTTGAAAGTGATCAGAAACTGAAAAATTCTAAAGATGGAGGTAACAGTTCTTCAATCAAGTCGCCTTctgaaaataatttgaaatatgtTGAAGGTGAACCCTCAAAAGAATCTACCCTGGAAAGCCAACTGGAGGCTCAGACTAAGGCTCAGTGGGCGCTTAAAGATGATCTCAAAAAGCATGTGACTTCTTCAGTGTTGAGAGAGATGCTTGAAGCCAATGAGCAGGATTCGAGGGGATCAGAGCTTGATTTACGAGAACGATG TGCTGATGGAATGCTTTTTGGAGCACTTTCAAAATGCCCTCTTTGCTCGGGATGGCTTCGTTATTCCTTAGGTATGTACAGATGTTGTGGATTTATATCAGAGTGGAGTAAGTGTTCATATTCCACCACTAAACCTGAGCGTGTCAAGGGAAAGTGGAAAATCCCCGAAGAGACAAGTAACGACTTTCTCTTGAAG TGGTTTAAGTCACAAAAAGCAAAAAAACCAGAACGATTTATCCTTCAATCTTCTCCTGGTGGATCATCAGGCAGTCAAGCCGTAATTTGGCTGAGCCCATCATCAAAGGTTGAAAAGATTGAAGATTTGAAAGTTGCTATTGCTGGAATCCCGCATGAATCAATG GAAGAGTGGAAGAGCAAAATAACGGAAGCAGGTGGACAGGTTCATGCCAAGATAAGAAAAG AAACCAATTGCTTAGTTGTAAGTGGTGTGTTGGATGAAATTGGTGCAGAAATAAGAAAGGCAAG GAGAATGAAACTACCAGTGTTAAGGGAagattatttgattgattgcattaaaagacaaaaaaaactCCCTTTTGATTCGTACAAAGTAGAATCTGTTGAAAAGACACATGGCATGACTACAGTCAAGGTGAAAGGGCAAAGTGCTGTACACGCGGATTCTGGTCTACAAGATTCTGGGCACATTCTGGAGGTTGGAAAAAGTATCTATAATACAACTTTGAACATTTCTGACTTGTCAACTGGGGTTAATAG CTACTATATTCTTCAAATCATTCAAGATGATAACTGCTCTGATTGTCATGTTTTCCGAAAATGGGGTCGAGTTGGAAATGAAAAAATAGGGGGAAACAAGTTAGAGCAGATGCCTAAATCTGATGCAATTCAAGAATTCAAGCGTCTATTTCTCGAGAAGACTGGGAACCCTTGGGAGGCATGggaacaaaagaaaaatttccGCAAACAACCTGGAAGATTCTATCCATTGGACATT GATTATGGGGTTAAAGATTCACCTAGGAAGCAGCTTGACTTTGCAAACAGCCAACTTGCACCGCAGTTGGTGGAACtgatgaaaatactttttaaCGTGGAGACATACAG GGCTGCGATGATGGAATTTGAGATCAACTTATCTGAAATGCCACTTGGAAAATTAAGCAGAAGTAACATCCAAAGAG GTTTCGAGGCATTGACACAGATACAGAATTTATTAAATGATACTACTTATGCTCCTTCTGTTAGAGAGAATTTGATTGTCGATGCAAGCAACAGATTTTTCACAGTTATCCCTTCCATCCATCCACATGTAATTAGTGATGAGGACGACTTTAAGATGAAG GTGAAAATGTTGGAAGCTCTCCAGGACATTGAAATAGCATCCAGAGTAGTTGGTTTTGATACTGATAGCAATGACTCCGTTGATGAGAAATACAGGAAGTTGCGCTGCAATATTTCCCCTCTTCCTCAGGATAGTGAAGATTATCGGCTGATTGAGAAGTATTTACATACTACACATGCTCCCACTCATACA GAATGGTCTCTCAAATTGGAGGAAGTGTTTTCTCTTGAAAGGGAAGGGGAATTGGACAAATATGCTCCTTATAGAGAAAAACTCAAGAACAAGATGCTTCTCTGGCATG GTTCGAGATTGACCAACTTTGTTGGTATCCTTCGAGAAGGATTAAGAATTGCTCCTCCTGAAGCCCCGGCTACTGGATACATG TTTGGGAAGGGAATTTACTTTGCTGATCTGGTTAGTAAAAGTGCCCAATATTGTTATACTGACCGGAAGAATCCAGTGGGATTTATGCTTCTCAGTGAAGTTGCCTTGGGTGATGTTTACGAGCTTACAAAGTCCCAG TATATGGATAAGCCGCCTAAAGGGAAGCACTCCACAAAAGGCCTCGGCAAAAATGTGCCTCTACAATCTGAATATTTGGAGTGGAGGAATAATGTGGTTGTACCATGTGGAAAACCAACAGCATCAAATGTCAGGGCATCGGAGCTAATGTACAATGAGTATATTGTCTATAACACAGCTCAA GTCAAGTTGCAGTTCTTGGTGAAGGTGCGGTTCCATCACAAGAGATGA
- the LOC140877270 gene encoding transcriptional regulator SUPERMAN-like, whose protein sequence is MDKFKWGANCDQRLRDSWENTNLSFEKDRAYGFSWPQRNYSCSFCKKEFKSAQALGGHMNVHRRDRARMRLSPNSWDNPNSNPNPSFSSSSSSSWLLSSPAASMISPNYYNTSPASASLSKALKAPALGVEHKHDLLNCHGGDLGESKKDVGGILEFARRKDCRVWKPKEFVKLDLNMGTLLKDSNEELDLELRLGYS, encoded by the coding sequence ATGGATAAGTTCAAGTGGGGTGCTAATTGTGATCAGAGGTTGAGGGATTCTTGGGAAAACACCAACTTGAGCTTCGAAAAAGATCGCGCCTACGGGTTCTCTTGGCCTCAAAGAAACTACAGCTGCAGCTTCTGCAAGAAGGAGTTCAAGTCTGCTCAAGCTCTTGGAGGCCACATGAATGTCCATAGAAGAGATAGGGCAAGAATGAGGCTCTCCCCTAATTCTTGGGATAATCCCAACTCAAACCCTAACCCTAGTTTTTCTTCTTCGTCTTCGTCCTCGTGGTTACTATCATCACCTGCTGCATCTATGATTTCACCTAACTATTATAATACCTCACCAGCTTCAGCTTCTTTGAGCAAAGCCCTTAAGGCTCCAGCGCTCGGTGTCGAGCATAAGCACGACTTGTTGAATTGTCACGGAGGAGATCTTGGTGAGAGTAAAAAAGATGTTGGGGGGATTCTCGAGTTCGCGAGAAGAAAGGATTGCCGGGTTTGGAAGCCCAAAGAGTTTGTTAAGTTGGATTTGAACATGGGTACTTTGCTCAAAGATTCAAATGAGGAGTTGGATTTGGAGCTTAGACTTGGGTAttcttaa
- the LOC140879479 gene encoding uncharacterized protein isoform X1: protein MRPDESLLSPSMLRAWMGNDDSRSAAFLAQVAIEIIVIRLFGLNLESLMGLSKIEVNLRRLLATAPQQQNQAKLLHYVATLREQLEQLGEEKGPEGLPRVSKGQLSEYSNKVEAIATKLAEHESESSVEVPQLPSLKTDAGGSPSKSEEESVYTPRELRRRFVGLMFLLKIIIQGRSNWMLQHRVILRNTDINELATTHHQSLQSYAEILQEDLTDEMVVLARQLKESGLVMNQSIQNTEKILDSTEKAVEHSLASTGHANTRAMGVYSQSMKTSCFTWLLMFAMTCIFIMVVLLIRIT, encoded by the exons ATGAGAC CGGACGAGTCGCTCCTGTCGCCCTCGATGCTACGTGCGTGGATGGGCaatgatgattcgaggtctgctgcgttcctggcacAGGTGGCCATTGagattattgtgatacgattatttggactcaATTTG GAATCGTTGATGGGTTTGAGCAAAATTGAAGTGAATTTGAGAAGGTTACTTGCTACCGCTccacaacaacaaaatcaagcAAAGCTCTTGCAC TATGTAGCCACTCTAAGAGAGCAATTGGAACAATTGGGAGAAGAAAAGGGTCCGGAAGGATTGCCAAG AGTTTCAAAAGGTCAATTAAGTGAATATTCAAATAAAGTTGAAGCTATAGCAACAAAGTTAGCGGAACATGAG TCTGAGTCCAGTGTAGAGGTACCTCAGCTACCTTCTCTGAAGACTGATGCTGGTGGATCCCCTTCTAAATCAGAGGAAGAGAGTGTTTACACTCCCAGAGAACTGAGGAGGAGATTTGT AGGTCTCATGTTTCTGTTGAAGATAATAATTCAAGGTCGGTCAAATTGGATGCTGCAGCACAGAGTCATATTGAGAAACACAG ATATCAACGAATTGGCTACTACACATCACCAGTCATTGCAGAGTTATGCTGA AATACTTCAAGAAGATTTGACCGATGAAATGGTTGTTTTGGCAAGGCAACTTAAAGAGAGTGGTCTTGTGATGAATCAATCCATCCAAAACACGGAGAAG ATACTAGACTCAACGGAGAAAGCTGTTGAACACAGCCTAGCAAGCACGGGACATGCAAATACTCGGGCTATGGGGGTGTACTCTCAGAGTATGAAAACATCATGCTTCACTTGGCTACTGATGTTCGCGATGACATGTATTTTCATTATGGTTGTGCTACTTATTCGTATTACTTGA
- the LOC140879479 gene encoding uncharacterized protein isoform X4 gives MGLSKIEVNLRRLLATAPQQQNQAKLLHYVATLREQLEQLGEEKGPEGLPRVSKGQLSEYSNKVEAIATKLAEHESESSVEVPQLPSLKTDAGGSPSKSEEESVYTPRELRRRFVGLMFLLKIIIQGRSNWMLQHRVILRNTDINELATTHHQSLQSYAEILQEDLTDEMVVLARQLKESGLVMNQSIQNTEKILDSTEKAVEHSLASTGHANTRAMGVYSQSMKTSCFTWLLMFAMTCIFIMVVLLIRIT, from the exons ATGGGTTTGAGCAAAATTGAAGTGAATTTGAGAAGGTTACTTGCTACCGCTccacaacaacaaaatcaagcAAAGCTCTTGCAC TATGTAGCCACTCTAAGAGAGCAATTGGAACAATTGGGAGAAGAAAAGGGTCCGGAAGGATTGCCAAG AGTTTCAAAAGGTCAATTAAGTGAATATTCAAATAAAGTTGAAGCTATAGCAACAAAGTTAGCGGAACATGAG TCTGAGTCCAGTGTAGAGGTACCTCAGCTACCTTCTCTGAAGACTGATGCTGGTGGATCCCCTTCTAAATCAGAGGAAGAGAGTGTTTACACTCCCAGAGAACTGAGGAGGAGATTTGT AGGTCTCATGTTTCTGTTGAAGATAATAATTCAAGGTCGGTCAAATTGGATGCTGCAGCACAGAGTCATATTGAGAAACACAG ATATCAACGAATTGGCTACTACACATCACCAGTCATTGCAGAGTTATGCTGA AATACTTCAAGAAGATTTGACCGATGAAATGGTTGTTTTGGCAAGGCAACTTAAAGAGAGTGGTCTTGTGATGAATCAATCCATCCAAAACACGGAGAAG ATACTAGACTCAACGGAGAAAGCTGTTGAACACAGCCTAGCAAGCACGGGACATGCAAATACTCGGGCTATGGGGGTGTACTCTCAGAGTATGAAAACATCATGCTTCACTTGGCTACTGATGTTCGCGATGACATGTATTTTCATTATGGTTGTGCTACTTATTCGTATTACTTGA
- the LOC140879479 gene encoding uncharacterized protein isoform X2, with product MRPDESLLSPSMLRAWMGNDDSRSAAFLAQVAIEIIVIRLFGLNLESLMGLSKIEVNLRRLLATAPQQQNQAKLLHYVATLREQLEQLGEEKGPEGLPRVSKGQLSEYSNKVEAIATKLAEHESESSVEVPQLPSLKTDAGGSPSKSEEESVYTPRELRRRFVPLSEQRSHVSVEDNNSRSVKLDAAAQSHIEKHRILQEDLTDEMVVLARQLKESGLVMNQSIQNTEKILDSTEKAVEHSLASTGHANTRAMGVYSQSMKTSCFTWLLMFAMTCIFIMVVLLIRIT from the exons ATGAGAC CGGACGAGTCGCTCCTGTCGCCCTCGATGCTACGTGCGTGGATGGGCaatgatgattcgaggtctgctgcgttcctggcacAGGTGGCCATTGagattattgtgatacgattatttggactcaATTTG GAATCGTTGATGGGTTTGAGCAAAATTGAAGTGAATTTGAGAAGGTTACTTGCTACCGCTccacaacaacaaaatcaagcAAAGCTCTTGCAC TATGTAGCCACTCTAAGAGAGCAATTGGAACAATTGGGAGAAGAAAAGGGTCCGGAAGGATTGCCAAG AGTTTCAAAAGGTCAATTAAGTGAATATTCAAATAAAGTTGAAGCTATAGCAACAAAGTTAGCGGAACATGAG TCTGAGTCCAGTGTAGAGGTACCTCAGCTACCTTCTCTGAAGACTGATGCTGGTGGATCCCCTTCTAAATCAGAGGAAGAGAGTGTTTACACTCCCAGAGAACTGAGGAGGAGATTTGT TCCCCTGTCAGAGCAGAGGTCTCATGTTTCTGTTGAAGATAATAATTCAAGGTCGGTCAAATTGGATGCTGCAGCACAGAGTCATATTGAGAAACACAG AATACTTCAAGAAGATTTGACCGATGAAATGGTTGTTTTGGCAAGGCAACTTAAAGAGAGTGGTCTTGTGATGAATCAATCCATCCAAAACACGGAGAAG ATACTAGACTCAACGGAGAAAGCTGTTGAACACAGCCTAGCAAGCACGGGACATGCAAATACTCGGGCTATGGGGGTGTACTCTCAGAGTATGAAAACATCATGCTTCACTTGGCTACTGATGTTCGCGATGACATGTATTTTCATTATGGTTGTGCTACTTATTCGTATTACTTGA
- the LOC140879479 gene encoding uncharacterized protein isoform X3 — protein sequence MRPDESLLSPSMLRAWMGNDDSRSAAFLAQESLMGLSKIEVNLRRLLATAPQQQNQAKLLHYVATLREQLEQLGEEKGPEGLPRVSKGQLSEYSNKVEAIATKLAEHESESSVEVPQLPSLKTDAGGSPSKSEEESVYTPRELRRRFVGLMFLLKIIIQGRSNWMLQHRVILRNTDINELATTHHQSLQSYAEILQEDLTDEMVVLARQLKESGLVMNQSIQNTEKILDSTEKAVEHSLASTGHANTRAMGVYSQSMKTSCFTWLLMFAMTCIFIMVVLLIRIT from the exons ATGAGAC CGGACGAGTCGCTCCTGTCGCCCTCGATGCTACGTGCGTGGATGGGCaatgatgattcgaggtctgctgcgttcctggcacAG GAATCGTTGATGGGTTTGAGCAAAATTGAAGTGAATTTGAGAAGGTTACTTGCTACCGCTccacaacaacaaaatcaagcAAAGCTCTTGCAC TATGTAGCCACTCTAAGAGAGCAATTGGAACAATTGGGAGAAGAAAAGGGTCCGGAAGGATTGCCAAG AGTTTCAAAAGGTCAATTAAGTGAATATTCAAATAAAGTTGAAGCTATAGCAACAAAGTTAGCGGAACATGAG TCTGAGTCCAGTGTAGAGGTACCTCAGCTACCTTCTCTGAAGACTGATGCTGGTGGATCCCCTTCTAAATCAGAGGAAGAGAGTGTTTACACTCCCAGAGAACTGAGGAGGAGATTTGT AGGTCTCATGTTTCTGTTGAAGATAATAATTCAAGGTCGGTCAAATTGGATGCTGCAGCACAGAGTCATATTGAGAAACACAG ATATCAACGAATTGGCTACTACACATCACCAGTCATTGCAGAGTTATGCTGA AATACTTCAAGAAGATTTGACCGATGAAATGGTTGTTTTGGCAAGGCAACTTAAAGAGAGTGGTCTTGTGATGAATCAATCCATCCAAAACACGGAGAAG ATACTAGACTCAACGGAGAAAGCTGTTGAACACAGCCTAGCAAGCACGGGACATGCAAATACTCGGGCTATGGGGGTGTACTCTCAGAGTATGAAAACATCATGCTTCACTTGGCTACTGATGTTCGCGATGACATGTATTTTCATTATGGTTGTGCTACTTATTCGTATTACTTGA
- the LOC140885229 gene encoding RING-H2 finger protein ATL16-like, with protein MAIFQNFTYNPQTPSPHQSPSSNPDNGFAIFAIAVLAISATAFLLLTYYFFATKCYLRCQRRRHPSTPSPEHEDEEVPVYPYYSRGIDEFLVQEIPAFLYIKNDQGNGCFLKCVVCLNEFQDNEMLRILPKCSHAFHLDCIDVWLQSNSNCPLCRATISCMNGCGPFEKILALSQEEFVVIEVVGTDGDQETSDSSSSSSHSSRNLEQQQKMENLKKSRTFHEMGDHEGIDLREKYGEFCVPPMRRSLSMDSVVDSRVHSQFER; from the coding sequence ATGgccatatttcaaaatttcactTACAATCCTCAAACACCTTCACCCCATCAATCTCCTTCAAGCAATCCGGACAAtggatttgcaatatttgctATAGCAGTATTAGCCATCTCTGCCACAGCTTTCTTGTTACTCACTTACTACTTCTTCGCCACCAAATGCTACCTCAGATGTCAACGGCGGCGCCACCCTTCCACCCCATCGCCGGAACACGAAGACGAAGAAGTCCCGGTCTACCCCTACTACTCGAGAGGGATCGATGAGTTTCTGGTTCAAGAAATCCCAGCTTTTTTGTACATCAAGAATGACCAAGGAAACGGCTGTTTCTTGAAATGTGTGGTGTGTTTGAATGAATTCCAAGATAATGAAATGCTTAGGATTCTTCCAAAGTGCAGCCATGCATTTCATTTGGACTGCATTGATGTATGGTTACAGAGTAATTCCAACTGCCCTTTGTGCAGAGCAACCATTTCTTGCATGAATGGATGTGGGCCGTTTGAGAAAATTTTGGCGCTGAGCCAAGAAGAATTTGTGGTGATTGAAGTGGTTGGAACAGATGGGGATCAAGAAACAAGTGATTcgagcagcagcagcagccaTTCTTCAAGAAACTTGGAACAACAGCAGAAGATGGAGAATCTCAAGAAATCGAGAACCTTTCATGAGATGGGAGATCATGAAGGCATAGATTTAAGAGAGAAATATGGAGAATTTTGTGTTCCCCCCATGAGACGATCTCTATCCATGGATTCTGTCGTGGATTCCCGAGTTCATTCACAGTTCGAGAGGTGA
- the LOC140883573 gene encoding deoxyhypusine hydroxylase-B isoform X1 produces MEACPDSDRSFRVSAETERFLCERLLNQNQPIPERFRALFSLRNLRGSAPRNALIQATRDASNLLAHEAAFALGQMQDIHSIPALEDVLNDLSLHPIVRHEAAEALGAIGSESAILLLKNSLTLDPAQEVRETCELALSRIDEMKNSMAVESSPFLSVDPAAPASCSSVKELREILLNENKSMYGRYAALFALRNLGDNDAISAIIESLGAKSALLRHEVAYVLGQLQNKKASDALSQVLRDVHEHPMVRHEAAEALGSIADEECITLLEEFAKDTEPIVSQSCEVALSMLDFERSGKSFEYLFMHAPQVEQMSV; encoded by the exons ATGGAGGCCTGTCCCGATTCCGATCGTTCATTCCGAGTTTCTGCCGAAACCGAGAGGTTTTTGTGCGAGCGATTATTGAACCAGAACCAGCCGATACCCGAGAGATTCAGGGCTCTATTTTCTCTCCGAAACCTCCGTGGTTCTGCCCCTCGCAATGCCCTAATACAAG CAACTAGGGATGCTTCAAATCTGCTTGCCCATGAGGCTGCATTTGCTTTGGGTCAGATGCAAGATATTCATTCCATTCCTGCTTTGGAAGATGTTCTAAACGATCTTTCATTGCATCCCATTGTTCGCCATGAG GCTGCGGAAGCTCTTGGTGCCATCGGTTCTGAGAGTGCTATTCTCCTTTTGAAGAATAGTTTGACTTTAGATCCTGCTCAGGAAGTTCGAGAAACATGTGAACTAGCACTGAGTCGAATAGATGAGATGAAGAATTCCATGGCTGTAGAATCATCTCCTTTCTTGTCGGTTGATCCGGCTGCCCCTGCCTCATGTTCTTCTGTAAAAGAACTTAG AGAAATTCTATTGAATGAAAATAAGAGCATGTATGGGCGTTATGCTGCTCTTTTTGCCCTCCGGAATCTTGGTGACAATGATGCTATATCTGCCATTATAGAATCCCTTGGTGCAAAAAGTGCTCTTCTACGACATGAG GTTGCCTACGTATTAGGGCAACTGCAAAACAAGAAAGCTTCAGATGCACTGTCCCAAGTCCTCAGAGATGTACATGAACATCCAATGGTCAGACATGAAGCAGCTGAAGCACTTGGTTCTATTGCAG ATGAAGAATGTATAACCTTGCTCGAGGAATTTGCCAAGGACACCGAGCCTATCGTTTCACAGAGCTGTGAAGTAGCTCTCAGCATGCTCGACTTTGAGAGATCCGGAAAATCCTTTGAG TACCTCTTCATGCATGCGCCACAAGTCGAGCAAATGTCAGTCTAG